A region from the Geobacillus vulcani PSS1 genome encodes:
- a CDS encoding ABC transporter ATP-binding protein, protein MGKKILLEVRGLRTSFFTDDGEIPAVDGVDFFLQEGEVLGVVGESGCGKSVTSLSIMGLLPKGIGKVVGGEILFKGENLVEASERRMKQIRGNEIAMIFQEPMTSLNPLFTIGDQLVEAIRIHTKIGKKEARVRAAEMLKLVGLPRAEQMLDEYPHQLSGGMRQRVMIAMAMLCRPALLIADEPTTALDVTIQAQILALMKELNRTFGTAVMMITHDLGVVAELCDRVIVMYAGQIVEEGSVRDIFRHPQHPYTAGLIRSIPDIRGKKERLYSIPGQVPKPGAVRRGCRFADRCEWVVDRCRQEDPLLYETGEQGHRARCFLALEKGGLADERTAARSERA, encoded by the coding sequence ATGGGAAAAAAGATTTTACTGGAAGTACGTGGGCTTCGGACGTCTTTTTTTACGGACGACGGGGAGATTCCGGCGGTTGACGGTGTCGATTTTTTCCTCCAAGAAGGTGAGGTGCTCGGCGTCGTCGGCGAATCGGGCTGTGGAAAAAGCGTCACATCCCTGTCGATTATGGGGCTATTGCCAAAAGGGATCGGCAAAGTGGTCGGCGGCGAGATTTTGTTTAAAGGGGAGAATCTAGTGGAAGCGTCCGAGCGGCGGATGAAGCAAATCCGCGGCAACGAGATCGCGATGATTTTTCAGGAACCGATGACTTCTTTAAATCCGCTGTTTACTATTGGTGACCAATTGGTTGAAGCGATTCGTATACATACGAAAATAGGAAAAAAAGAAGCGCGAGTGCGGGCGGCGGAGATGTTGAAGCTTGTCGGGCTGCCGCGAGCTGAGCAAATGTTGGACGAATACCCGCATCAGCTGTCTGGCGGCATGCGCCAGCGGGTGATGATTGCGATGGCCATGCTGTGCCGTCCGGCGCTCTTGATCGCGGACGAGCCGACGACGGCGCTTGATGTGACCATTCAGGCGCAAATTTTAGCGTTGATGAAAGAATTGAACCGGACGTTTGGCACAGCGGTGATGATGATTACCCATGATCTGGGTGTTGTCGCTGAGCTGTGTGACCGCGTGATCGTCATGTACGCTGGCCAAATCGTGGAAGAGGGAAGCGTTCGCGATATTTTCCGCCATCCGCAGCATCCGTACACCGCCGGCCTGATTCGCTCGATCCCGGATATCCGCGGCAAAAAGGAGCGGCTATACTCCATACCGGGCCAAGTGCCAAAACCCGGAGCGGTCCGCCGCGGCTGCCGATTTGCTGACCGGTGCGAATGGGTAGTTGACCGCTGTCGCCAAGAAGATCCGCTATTGTACGAAACGGGGGAACAAGGCCATCGCGCCCGTTGCTTTTTGGCGTTAGAGAAGGGAGGGCTAGCCGATGAGCGAACCGCTGCTCGAAGCGAAAGGGCTTAA
- a CDS encoding YgaB family protein: MEMKCAWTNVGDEVLFWQQEMERCEEITRQLDELEREAPTAALREEVRQMKREVEAIRRVFLGQMASGV; encoded by the coding sequence ATGGAGATGAAGTGCGCATGGACGAATGTAGGTGACGAGGTGCTGTTTTGGCAACAGGAGATGGAGCGTTGTGAGGAGATCACCCGCCAGCTGGATGAACTCGAACGTGAAGCGCCGACCGCTGCCTTGCGCGAGGAAGTGCGGCAAATGAAACGGGAGGTGGAGGCCATCCGCCGCGTGTTTTTAGGGCAGATGGCATCCGGCGTCTAA
- a CDS encoding glutamate-1-semialdehyde 2,1-aminomutase — protein sequence MQWTKSEQLYEEALQHIVGGVNSPSRSYKAVGGGAPVVMERAQGAYFWDVDGNKYIDYLAAYGPIIAGHAHPHIAEAIRRAAETGVLYGTPTPHEITFAKMLKEAIPSLEKVRFVNSGTEAVMTTIRVARAYTGRSKIVKFAGCYHGHSDLVLVAAGSGPSTLGTPDSAGVPPSIAQEVITVPYNDVESFREAMNVWGEQVAAVLVEPIVGNFGIVLPKPGFLEAINEMAHKTGALVIYDEVITAFRFMYGGAQNLLGIEPDLTAMGKIIGGGLPIGAYGGRQDIMEQVAPLGPAYQAGTMAGNPASMLAGIACLEVLKQKGVYEHLDRLGAMLEEGILAHARQCGLPVTVNRLKGALTVFFTDEKVENYEQAQRSDGKLFAKFFKLMLKQGINLAPSKYEAWFITLAHTEDDIAYTIDAVGKAFRQL from the coding sequence ATGCAATGGACCAAATCAGAACAATTATATGAAGAAGCGCTCCAGCACATTGTTGGTGGAGTGAACAGCCCGTCCCGCTCATACAAAGCGGTCGGCGGCGGTGCGCCAGTCGTGATGGAGCGAGCGCAAGGAGCATACTTTTGGGATGTAGATGGAAACAAGTACATCGACTACTTGGCCGCCTACGGACCGATCATCGCCGGGCACGCCCATCCACACATCGCGGAAGCCATCCGCCGCGCCGCCGAGACCGGTGTGTTGTACGGCACGCCGACGCCGCATGAGATTACATTCGCCAAAATGTTAAAAGAGGCGATCCCGTCGCTTGAAAAAGTGCGGTTTGTCAACTCAGGGACAGAGGCGGTGATGACCACGATCCGCGTCGCCCGCGCCTACACCGGACGAAGCAAAATCGTGAAATTCGCCGGTTGCTACCATGGCCATTCGGATCTTGTGCTCGTCGCCGCCGGCTCGGGGCCTTCGACGCTGGGGACGCCGGATTCAGCTGGCGTGCCGCCAAGCATTGCCCAGGAAGTGATTACGGTGCCGTACAATGATGTGGAATCGTTCCGTGAAGCGATGAACGTTTGGGGCGAGCAGGTTGCAGCCGTATTGGTCGAACCGATCGTCGGCAACTTCGGCATCGTTTTGCCAAAACCGGGCTTTTTAGAAGCGATCAATGAGATGGCCCACAAGACAGGGGCGCTTGTCATTTACGACGAAGTGATCACCGCCTTCCGCTTTATGTACGGCGGGGCGCAAAACTTGCTTGGCATTGAGCCAGACTTGACAGCGATGGGAAAAATTATCGGCGGCGGCTTGCCGATCGGCGCATACGGCGGACGCCAAGACATTATGGAACAAGTCGCTCCGCTCGGACCGGCGTACCAAGCGGGGACGATGGCCGGCAATCCGGCGTCGATGCTCGCTGGCATCGCCTGCCTTGAAGTGTTGAAACAAAAAGGCGTCTATGAGCACCTCGACCGGTTAGGGGCAATGTTGGAAGAAGGCATCCTCGCCCATGCCCGCCAATGCGGTCTGCCGGTGACCGTCAACCGTTTAAAAGGCGCGCTCACCGTTTTCTTCACCGACGAAAAAGTGGAAAACTACGAGCAAGCCCAGCGCAGCGATGGCAAGTTGTTTGCAAAATTTTTCAAACTCATGCTCAAACAAGGAATCAATCTTGCACCGTCCAAATACGAGGCTTGGTTTATCACCCTCGCCCATACGGAAGACGACATCGCCTATACGATCGATGCCGTTGGCAAGGCGTTCCGGCAACTTTGA
- a CDS encoding ABC transporter substrate-binding protein, with product MRKKTWLTWLVMMLAVTLVLAGCGKSKQTAGGGSDKPSTQDTLVYGRGGDSVSLDPATVTDGESLKVTKNIFDTLLDYNDNDTSVKPALATEWTISKDGLTYTFKLRQGVKFHDGTEFNADAVVFNFERWANGNADKFPYYGSMFGGYKQDDSHVIKEVKALDKYTVQFVLKRPQAPFLKNLAMTPFAIASPEAVKKYGDKFGEHPVGTGPFVFKEWKRNERIVLEKNKDYWEKGYPKLNRLIFVSIPDNSARLNALLKGEIDIMEDLNPTDLKQVEGNKEFQIFKRPSMNVAYVGLTATRGPLKNKLVRQALNYAVDKKAIIDAFYAGQAEPAKNPMPPSIPGYNDAIQDYPFDLNKAKELLAKAGYPNGFEIELWAMPVPRPYMPDGQKIAEAIQANFAKIGVKAKIVTYEWATYLDKLAKGEADAFLLGWTGDNGDADNFLYALLDKDSIGSNNYTYFSNDELHKILVEAQTVSDENKRNELYKKAQEIIKEEAPWIPLVHSTPLLAGKANIQGFNPHPTGSDKFTKVEFR from the coding sequence ATGAGGAAAAAAACATGGTTAACCTGGCTTGTCATGATGCTGGCTGTGACGCTTGTTCTTGCCGGTTGCGGCAAGTCGAAGCAAACCGCAGGGGGCGGCAGTGACAAACCGTCGACTCAGGATACGCTCGTGTACGGGCGCGGCGGTGATTCGGTATCGCTCGATCCAGCGACCGTGACGGACGGGGAGTCGCTGAAAGTGACGAAAAATATTTTTGATACGCTGCTGGACTACAATGACAACGATACGTCCGTCAAGCCGGCGTTGGCGACGGAATGGACGATTTCGAAAGATGGACTGACCTATACGTTTAAACTGCGCCAAGGTGTCAAGTTTCATGACGGGACGGAGTTTAACGCCGATGCCGTCGTCTTTAACTTCGAACGGTGGGCCAACGGCAACGCCGACAAGTTTCCGTATTACGGATCGATGTTTGGCGGCTACAAGCAGGATGACAGCCATGTGATTAAAGAAGTAAAGGCGCTCGACAAGTACACGGTGCAATTTGTGCTGAAACGCCCGCAAGCGCCGTTTTTGAAAAATCTTGCCATGACCCCGTTTGCCATCGCCAGTCCAGAAGCGGTGAAAAAATATGGTGACAAGTTTGGTGAACACCCAGTCGGGACCGGCCCGTTCGTCTTTAAAGAGTGGAAGCGGAACGAACGGATCGTGCTCGAAAAAAATAAAGACTATTGGGAAAAAGGCTATCCGAAGCTGAACCGGCTCATCTTCGTTTCCATTCCGGACAACTCGGCGCGCCTCAATGCGCTCTTAAAAGGCGAGATCGACATCATGGAAGACTTGAATCCGACGGACTTAAAACAGGTGGAAGGAAACAAAGAGTTTCAAATTTTCAAGCGTCCGTCGATGAACGTCGCCTATGTCGGGCTGACGGCGACAAGAGGGCCGCTGAAAAACAAGTTGGTTCGCCAAGCGTTGAACTACGCGGTTGACAAGAAAGCGATCATCGATGCGTTTTACGCCGGCCAGGCGGAACCAGCGAAAAATCCGATGCCGCCGAGCATCCCGGGTTACAACGATGCGATTCAAGACTATCCGTTTGATTTGAATAAAGCGAAAGAGCTGCTGGCGAAAGCGGGTTATCCGAATGGCTTCGAAATCGAACTGTGGGCGATGCCGGTGCCGCGTCCGTATATGCCGGATGGGCAAAAAATCGCTGAGGCCATTCAAGCGAATTTTGCCAAAATCGGCGTCAAAGCGAAAATCGTGACGTATGAATGGGCGACCTATTTAGACAAACTCGCCAAAGGAGAAGCGGACGCCTTCCTGCTTGGCTGGACGGGCGACAACGGCGATGCGGATAACTTCTTATATGCGCTCCTTGACAAAGACAGCATTGGCAGCAACAACTACACCTATTTCTCGAACGATGAGCTGCATAAAATTTTGGTCGAAGCGCAAACGGTGAGCGATGAAAACAAACGGAACGAACTGTATAAAAAAGCGCAAGAGATCATTAAAGAGGAAGCGCCATGGATTCCGCTCGTCCATTCGACTCCGCTGTTGGCCGGCAAGGCGAATATTCAAGGCTTTAACCCGCACCCGACCGGTTCGGATAAGTTTACGAAAGTCGAGTTTCGATAA
- a CDS encoding gamma-type small acid-soluble spore protein, with protein sequence MAKQPNKTAAGTNIQEVRQQNAQSAQAAQAGQFATEFAAETDVQHVKQQNAQAEARKAQNVNQ encoded by the coding sequence ATGGCTAAACAACCCAATAAAACAGCAGCTGGCACGAATATTCAAGAAGTAAGACAACAAAATGCGCAATCGGCTCAAGCCGCTCAAGCCGGTCAATTTGCGACGGAATTTGCGGCTGAGACGGATGTACAACACGTCAAACAACAAAACGCGCAAGCGGAAGCCCGCAAAGCGCAAAACGTCAATCAATAA
- a CDS encoding ABC transporter ATP-binding protein, giving the protein MSEPLLEAKGLKKYFPITGGVFGKQIGTVKAVDDVTFTVYRGETLGIVGESGCGKSTTGRMLLRLIEPTDGSIVFEGKHVTALSKAELRRLRRDMQMIFQDPFASLNPRHTVEKILEEPLIVHGMGSKEERKRRVREMLEVVGLGSYHAKRYPHQFSGGQRQRIGIARALMTHPKLIIADEPVSALDVSIQAQVLNLLEDLQRQFGLTYIFIAHDLGVVRHISDRVGVMYLGRMVELADSESLYESPKHPYTQALLSAVPIPDPDHKRERQLLSGDLPNPANPPQGCAFHTRCAFCMDICREQRPEWREVAHGHYVACHLYETTGEQRDDKQMEHKGEAR; this is encoded by the coding sequence ATGAGCGAACCGCTGCTCGAAGCGAAAGGGCTTAAAAAATACTTTCCTATTACTGGGGGAGTTTTTGGAAAACAAATTGGGACGGTCAAAGCGGTCGATGATGTGACATTCACCGTGTACCGCGGCGAGACGCTCGGCATTGTCGGCGAGTCCGGCTGCGGCAAGTCGACGACGGGGCGAATGCTGCTGCGGCTCATTGAGCCGACGGACGGTTCGATCGTATTTGAAGGGAAACATGTAACCGCTTTATCAAAAGCGGAGCTGCGCCGACTGCGGCGCGATATGCAAATGATTTTTCAAGATCCGTTCGCCTCGCTCAATCCGCGCCATACGGTCGAGAAGATTTTGGAAGAACCGCTCATTGTCCACGGCATGGGATCGAAAGAAGAGCGGAAGCGGCGGGTGCGGGAGATGCTTGAGGTGGTCGGGCTCGGTTCGTATCATGCTAAGCGCTATCCGCATCAGTTCAGCGGCGGCCAGCGCCAGCGCATCGGCATCGCGCGGGCGCTGATGACCCATCCGAAACTGATCATCGCCGATGAACCGGTGTCAGCGCTTGATGTCTCCATTCAGGCGCAAGTGCTCAATTTACTTGAAGATTTGCAAAGGCAGTTTGGCCTTACATACATTTTCATCGCCCATGATTTAGGGGTCGTTCGCCATATCAGTGACCGGGTCGGCGTCATGTATTTGGGCCGTATGGTTGAACTGGCGGACAGCGAGTCGTTATACGAATCGCCGAAGCATCCCTATACACAGGCGCTTTTGTCCGCTGTGCCGATTCCAGATCCTGATCATAAAAGAGAACGGCAATTGCTTTCCGGTGATTTGCCAAACCCGGCAAATCCACCACAAGGATGCGCCTTCCATACGCGCTGCGCATTCTGTATGGACATTTGCCGCGAGCAGCGTCCGGAATGGCGAGAAGTGGCCCATGGCCATTACGTTGCTTGCCATTTATACGAAACAACAGGTGAGCAGCGTGATGATAAACAAATGGAACACAAGGGGGAAGCGCGATGA
- a CDS encoding ABC transporter permease encodes MLSYVVRRVLMVIPVLFGMSLVVFFMIRAIPGNPAQVILGQKATKEAVAALTHKLGLDEPWYVQYVKYIGGLLRGDLGESIRTGAPIAKEIWPYLAATIELSLAAMLIAVIIGVNAGIISAWFQNSWFDYIAMVLALIGVSMPIFWLGLMEQWLFSIQLDWLPTAGREDVRNPIEPITHLYLIDTLLSGNTDQFWQVVQHLVLPSMALATIPMAIIARMTRSSMLEVMKSDYIRTARAKGLSMFWVVYKHSLKNAIIPVLTVIGLQTGLLLGGAILTETIFSWPGIGRYIYDAIGYRDYPVIQSGILIIATIFIFINLIVDLLYAIIDPRIKYN; translated from the coding sequence GTGCTGTCGTATGTTGTGAGAAGGGTGTTGATGGTGATCCCGGTGTTGTTTGGCATGTCGCTTGTCGTCTTTTTTATGATCCGAGCCATTCCAGGCAACCCGGCGCAAGTCATTTTAGGGCAAAAAGCGACGAAAGAGGCTGTAGCCGCTTTGACTCATAAACTCGGGTTGGATGAGCCTTGGTACGTGCAGTATGTCAAATATATCGGCGGCTTGCTGCGGGGGGACCTAGGGGAATCCATCCGTACGGGAGCGCCTATCGCAAAGGAAATCTGGCCGTATTTAGCAGCAACGATCGAACTGTCGCTGGCGGCGATGCTCATTGCCGTGATCATCGGCGTAAACGCCGGCATTATCAGTGCTTGGTTTCAAAATTCATGGTTTGATTATATTGCGATGGTATTGGCGCTGATTGGGGTGTCGATGCCGATCTTTTGGCTTGGCTTAATGGAGCAATGGCTGTTTTCCATCCAGCTCGATTGGCTTCCGACAGCAGGACGGGAAGATGTGCGCAACCCGATTGAGCCGATCACCCATCTGTATTTGATCGATACACTTCTATCTGGGAATACCGATCAGTTTTGGCAAGTTGTTCAACATCTTGTCTTGCCGAGCATGGCTCTAGCGACGATCCCGATGGCGATTATCGCCCGCATGACGCGTTCGAGCATGTTGGAAGTGATGAAATCCGACTACATTCGCACTGCCCGCGCGAAAGGGTTAAGCATGTTTTGGGTTGTGTACAAACATTCGTTGAAAAACGCGATTATTCCCGTATTGACGGTGATCGGGCTGCAGACGGGGCTGCTGCTTGGCGGAGCGATTTTGACGGAAACGATTTTCAGCTGGCCCGGCATCGGACGCTATATTTATGATGCGATCGGGTACCGCGATTATCCGGTGATTCAATCGGGGATTTTGATCATTGCCACCATTTTTATTTTCATTAATTTAATCGTGGATTTGCTTTATGCGATCATTGATCCACGTATTAAGTACAATTAA
- a CDS encoding FUSC family protein, translating to MKLGARILKTGIAVALALFLAALFQFPSPAFAGISAVFAMQPTIYRSYLSLIEQVQANVIGALFAIAAVLILGRDPLIVGLTIMIVIALCLKMRLESSTISVALVTVIAIMEYTDRQFIQFAAIRFLTIMLGIFAAFVVNLIFLPPKYEKKVYEKISEETEAILKWIRLHKQQAADYHHLKEEIETQHEEMTKLEHLYFMYKEERTYFRRQRFQKSRKLVLYRQMIAAADRALSVLKWLHRLENEFSRLPAELREAICLHLSHLLDYHEQLLLKFIHKAKPLPHSRRAEEIHHQRERLASAFYADGQPPGDYRLFSLIGAIMDYGDRLEHLDKLIDSFHHYHYDDKLEKELEKSAGGRS from the coding sequence ATGAAACTCGGTGCCCGCATTTTGAAAACGGGGATCGCAGTGGCGCTCGCCTTGTTCTTAGCAGCGCTCTTCCAGTTTCCATCGCCGGCATTCGCCGGCATTTCCGCTGTGTTCGCCATGCAGCCGACCATTTACCGTTCGTATTTGTCACTGATCGAGCAAGTCCAAGCGAATGTGATCGGCGCCTTGTTTGCCATTGCCGCCGTCCTTATTCTCGGCCGCGATCCGCTGATCGTCGGTTTGACGATCATGATTGTCATCGCCCTTTGCCTGAAAATGCGCCTCGAGTCCTCGACGATTTCGGTCGCGCTCGTGACCGTTATCGCGATTATGGAATATACAGACCGTCAGTTTATCCAGTTTGCGGCCATCCGCTTTTTAACGATTATGCTTGGCATTTTTGCCGCCTTTGTCGTCAATTTGATTTTCTTGCCGCCCAAGTATGAAAAAAAGGTATATGAAAAAATCAGCGAAGAAACAGAGGCCATTTTAAAATGGATCCGCCTGCATAAACAGCAGGCAGCCGACTATCATCATTTGAAAGAAGAAATTGAAACACAGCACGAAGAAATGACCAAACTGGAGCATCTATATTTTATGTACAAAGAAGAGCGCACGTATTTTCGGCGCCAACGCTTCCAAAAATCGCGCAAGCTCGTGTTGTACCGGCAAATGATTGCCGCAGCCGATCGGGCTTTATCGGTCTTAAAATGGCTGCACCGGCTCGAAAACGAGTTCAGTCGTTTGCCGGCTGAACTCCGCGAAGCCATTTGCTTGCACCTTAGCCACTTGCTCGACTATCACGAACAGCTGCTGCTGAAATTTATCCATAAGGCAAAGCCGCTCCCCCACAGCAGACGAGCCGAGGAAATCCACCATCAGCGCGAGCGTCTCGCTTCCGCTTTTTATGCGGACGGCCAGCCCCCGGGCGATTACCGGCTGTTTTCGCTGATCGGGGCGATCATGGATTACGGGGATCGCCTTGAACATTTAGATAAGCTGATTGACAGTTTCCATCATTACCATTACGACGACAAGCTCGAGAAAGAACTTGAAAAATCAGCAGGCGGCCGCTCGTAG
- a CDS encoding ABC transporter ATP-binding protein, whose product MNAIEVEHLRKEFKVHASRSGLVGAFRDLWTRRYTLVRAVDDISFVVKQGEIVGYIGENGAGKSTTIKMLTGILTPTSGRIVVNGMNPHKEREKFVRTIGVVFGQRSQLWWDIAVQESFRLLKKVYRVSDEQYRRHMGEVIEMLEIGPLLDKPVRKLSLGQRMRCELAAALIHNPPLLFLDEPTIGLDVLVKLNIRQFLKQLNERYGTTILLTTHDMSDIEALCERVMMLDEGKIIYDGSLERLKEKWGQGKRVAFTFAEAVTAAFLQQLTEGLGVVWKKGEQPNAWIAHVPPGGVPEVVSRVAARYALNDIHIHEVPTEEIIRNIYKEGAVHG is encoded by the coding sequence ATGAACGCGATTGAAGTAGAACATTTGCGCAAAGAATTTAAAGTGCATGCCAGCCGCTCCGGCCTTGTCGGAGCGTTTCGCGATTTATGGACGCGCCGTTATACGCTCGTTCGAGCGGTCGATGACATTTCGTTTGTCGTCAAGCAAGGGGAAATCGTCGGCTATATCGGCGAGAACGGCGCCGGCAAATCGACGACGATCAAAATGTTGACCGGCATTTTAACCCCAACGTCTGGGCGTATTGTCGTCAACGGGATGAATCCGCATAAAGAACGGGAGAAATTTGTGCGCACAATCGGCGTTGTGTTCGGCCAGCGCTCGCAATTGTGGTGGGATATCGCTGTTCAAGAATCGTTTCGCTTGTTGAAAAAAGTGTACCGCGTCTCGGATGAACAGTACCGCCGCCATATGGGCGAGGTGATCGAGATGCTTGAGATCGGGCCGCTGCTTGACAAGCCGGTGCGCAAGCTGTCGCTTGGCCAACGGATGCGCTGCGAGCTCGCCGCCGCGCTCATTCACAACCCGCCGCTGTTGTTTTTGGATGAGCCGACAATCGGCCTCGATGTGCTTGTCAAACTCAACATCCGCCAGTTTTTGAAACAGTTGAACGAGCGGTACGGGACGACGATTTTGTTGACGACGCACGACATGTCAGACATTGAAGCGCTGTGCGAGCGGGTCATGATGCTCGATGAAGGGAAAATCATTTACGACGGGTCGCTTGAGCGCCTGAAAGAAAAATGGGGGCAAGGAAAACGGGTCGCCTTTACGTTCGCCGAAGCGGTGACGGCCGCTTTTTTGCAGCAGTTGACCGAAGGGTTGGGTGTGGTTTGGAAAAAAGGCGAGCAGCCAAACGCTTGGATCGCGCATGTTCCGCCAGGAGGCGTGCCGGAAGTGGTCAGTCGTGTCGCCGCCCGTTATGCGTTGAATGACATCCATATTCACGAAGTGCCGACGGAGGAGATCATCCGCAATATTTATAAGGAAGGTGCGGTTCATGGGTAA
- the nikC gene encoding nickel transporter permease, with translation MAELARTPATPRAAVEETETVSLWKEAWRRFRKNKIALVGAGIVFFFILVAILAPWLAPYDYKDQQLAERLQPPSETHWFGTDDFGRDIFSRVIYGARISLWVGFFSVLGSVMVGSLLGIVAGYYGRWIDGVISRLFDIMLAFPSILLAIGIVAVLGPSLQNALIAIAVINVPNFGRLIRSRVLSIKQEEYITAAKAIGMSDWRILIHHILPNSLAPIIVQGTLAVATAIIEAAALGFLGLGAQPPNPEWGKMLSDAKDFLTQAPWTMIFPGLAIMLTVLGFNLMGDGLRDALDPRMKN, from the coding sequence ATGGCTGAACTAGCGCGCACACCGGCAACACCGCGGGCGGCCGTGGAAGAGACCGAAACCGTTTCTTTATGGAAAGAAGCGTGGCGGCGGTTTCGAAAAAATAAAATCGCTTTGGTTGGTGCTGGGATCGTTTTCTTTTTTATCCTTGTCGCCATCTTGGCGCCGTGGCTGGCGCCATATGATTATAAAGACCAACAGTTGGCCGAGCGGCTGCAGCCGCCTTCTGAAACTCATTGGTTTGGCACTGATGATTTCGGCCGCGACATTTTTTCCCGTGTGATATATGGAGCCCGCATTTCCCTGTGGGTTGGGTTTTTTTCCGTTCTCGGCTCGGTTATGGTTGGTTCGCTGCTTGGCATTGTCGCCGGCTACTATGGGCGCTGGATTGATGGGGTGATTTCGCGCCTGTTTGACATTATGCTGGCGTTTCCGAGCATTTTGTTGGCGATCGGCATCGTCGCTGTGCTTGGTCCGTCCTTGCAAAACGCCCTCATCGCGATTGCGGTCATTAACGTGCCGAATTTTGGCCGTTTGATCCGGTCCCGCGTGTTAAGCATTAAGCAGGAGGAATACATTACGGCAGCGAAAGCGATCGGCATGAGCGATTGGCGCATTTTAATCCATCATATTTTGCCTAACAGCCTCGCGCCGATCATCGTCCAAGGGACATTGGCAGTCGCGACGGCCATTATTGAAGCGGCCGCGCTTGGTTTTTTAGGCTTGGGGGCGCAGCCGCCCAATCCGGAGTGGGGGAAAATGCTATCGGACGCCAAAGACTTCCTCACCCAGGCGCCGTGGACGATGATTTTTCCCGGGTTGGCCATTATGTTGACCGTACTAGGGTTTAACTTAATGGGGGATGGGCTGCGCGATGCGCTTGACCCACGGATGAAAAACTGA
- the ntdP gene encoding nucleoside tri-diphosphate phosphatase produces the protein MPAYPREGKIIQIHSYKHNGAIHRIWRETVVLKGTPSYVIGGNNKTLVMEADGRTWVTREPAICFFHAKHWFNIIAMIREDGVYYYCNLSSPFVWDEEALKYIDYDLDIKVFPDMTYMLLDEDEYERHRREMHYPDVIDRILKNNVQKLIGWIKERKGPFAPEFIDKWYGVFQAYQN, from the coding sequence ATGCCGGCTTACCCTCGGGAAGGGAAAATCATTCAAATCCATAGCTACAAACATAATGGGGCGATTCATCGCATTTGGCGGGAGACGGTCGTGTTAAAAGGAACGCCATCGTATGTGATCGGCGGCAATAACAAAACACTCGTCATGGAAGCGGACGGCCGGACGTGGGTGACGCGCGAACCGGCGATTTGTTTTTTTCACGCCAAACATTGGTTTAACATTATTGCCATGATTCGTGAGGACGGAGTGTACTACTATTGCAATTTAAGCTCGCCGTTTGTTTGGGACGAAGAAGCGCTGAAGTATATCGATTATGATTTGGATATTAAAGTGTTCCCGGATATGACGTACATGTTGCTAGATGAAGACGAGTATGAGCGGCACCGGCGCGAAATGCACTATCCGGATGTGATCGACCGCATTTTAAAAAACAACGTTCAAAAATTGATTGGTTGGATTAAGGAACGGAAAGGGCCGTTTGCGCCCGAGTTTATCGACAAATGGTACGGAGTGTTTCAGGCGTACCAAAATTGA